A region of Pyxidicoccus parkwaysis DNA encodes the following proteins:
- a CDS encoding L,D-transpeptidase family protein, producing MRTLAAGLLLFTALSAHAEDTRVAAARKARAPVVAELFKKAGVAWPPEQMYVRAFKHERQLEVWAGPKAGPLVKVKTYPFCAASGDLGPKRQQGDLQVPEGFYTIDLFNPHSDYHLSMRVSYPNAADKRQTPKGVDPGGNIFVHGNCVSIGCIAIQDEPIEELYLMVLDTRAKTKSNVPIHIFPRRLDDAGMKALASGRESKDPLVAFWRSLQPAYVLFEEARHIPVTSVDAKTGAYVVKPARAAGSARR from the coding sequence ATGAGGACACTCGCCGCCGGCCTGTTGCTGTTCACCGCGCTCTCCGCGCACGCGGAGGACACTCGCGTCGCCGCCGCGCGCAAGGCCCGCGCCCCCGTGGTGGCCGAGCTGTTCAAGAAGGCAGGAGTGGCCTGGCCGCCGGAGCAGATGTACGTGCGCGCCTTCAAGCACGAGCGCCAGCTGGAGGTCTGGGCGGGGCCCAAGGCGGGGCCGCTGGTGAAGGTGAAGACGTATCCCTTCTGCGCCGCATCGGGAGACCTGGGCCCGAAGCGCCAGCAGGGCGACCTCCAGGTGCCCGAGGGCTTCTACACCATCGACCTGTTCAACCCGCACAGCGACTACCACCTGTCCATGCGGGTCAGCTATCCGAACGCGGCGGACAAGCGCCAGACGCCGAAGGGCGTGGACCCGGGTGGCAACATCTTCGTCCACGGCAACTGCGTGAGCATCGGCTGCATCGCCATCCAGGACGAGCCAATCGAGGAGCTGTACCTCATGGTGCTCGACACCCGCGCGAAGACGAAGAGCAACGTGCCCATCCACATCTTCCCGCGCAGGCTGGATGACGCGGGCATGAAGGCGCTGGCGTCGGGCCGCGAGTCGAAGGACCCGCTCGTCGCATTCTGGCGCAGCCTCCAGCCGGCGTATGTCCTCTTCGAGGAGGCCCGGCACATCCCCGTCACCTCGGTGGATGCGAAGACGGGCGCCTACGTGGTGAAGCCGGCGCGCGCGGCGGGCAGCGCGCGCCGATAG
- a CDS encoding DUF2019 domain-containing protein, with protein sequence MSVRNVQGASIEELVQEYEQAAVAYGQALSSANHRAANRAHDRIAGAYRELRSRAAAAQLLPLLRSENENVRSIAAAHALEFAPEQGELVLQELATRPGRIRTRAEYALKAWREGTLKFP encoded by the coding sequence ATGAGTGTGCGCAACGTCCAGGGCGCGAGCATCGAGGAGCTTGTCCAGGAGTACGAGCAGGCGGCGGTTGCGTACGGACAGGCGCTCTCCTCTGCAAACCACCGTGCTGCCAATCGGGCCCATGACAGGATTGCAGGTGCCTACCGTGAGCTTCGGAGTCGTGCGGCGGCCGCCCAGCTCCTTCCGCTGTTGAGGAGCGAGAACGAGAACGTCCGTTCTATTGCCGCGGCGCATGCGCTCGAGTTCGCGCCAGAGCAGGGGGAGCTTGTTCTTCAGGAGCTTGCTACCCGCCCAGGGCGTATCCGGACGCGCGCGGAGTACGCGCTCAAGGCATGGCGCGAGGGCACACTCAAGTTCCCTTGA
- a CDS encoding rubredoxin, which translates to MAKRYRCPMCNHIYDPAEGDPFSGIPPGTPFADLPDTWMCPDCGAPKADFEPMDD; encoded by the coding sequence ATGGCCAAGCGCTACCGCTGCCCCATGTGTAATCACATCTACGACCCGGCCGAAGGAGACCCCTTCTCGGGAATCCCCCCGGGGACGCCCTTCGCGGACCTCCCTGATACATGGATGTGTCCCGACTGCGGCGCCCCCAAGGCCGACTTCGAACCCATGGACGATTGA
- a CDS encoding GNAT family N-acetyltransferase → MSDWSHIPILEGRHVRLEPLQSSHVEALSRAVTDGELWNCWYTSVPKPEGMASYVEAALAMKERGQALPFVVRDADGQVVGSTRFYLLDPSVPRVHIGYTWYAKRVQRTGLNTESKRLLLTHAFETLGCISVFFETSWFNHASRTAIARLGAKQDGVLRGHMRHSDGSLRDTVVFSILAAEWPAVKRHLTAKLEQRD, encoded by the coding sequence ATGAGCGACTGGTCCCACATCCCCATCCTCGAAGGCCGCCACGTTCGACTGGAGCCGCTTCAGTCCTCACACGTGGAGGCCCTGAGCCGCGCCGTCACCGACGGCGAGCTGTGGAACTGCTGGTACACCAGCGTCCCCAAGCCCGAGGGAATGGCGAGCTACGTGGAAGCAGCCCTCGCGATGAAGGAGCGCGGTCAGGCGCTCCCCTTCGTCGTGCGCGACGCGGACGGACAGGTCGTCGGCAGCACCCGCTTCTACCTCCTCGACCCCAGCGTCCCGCGCGTGCACATCGGCTACACGTGGTACGCCAAGCGCGTGCAGCGCACCGGCCTCAACACCGAGTCCAAGCGCCTCCTGCTCACCCACGCCTTCGAGACGCTCGGCTGCATCTCGGTCTTCTTCGAGACGAGCTGGTTCAACCACGCCTCGCGCACCGCCATTGCCCGCCTCGGCGCCAAGCAGGACGGCGTCCTGCGCGGCCACATGCGGCACTCCGACGGCAGCCTGCGCGACACCGTGGTCTTCTCCATTCTCGCGGCCGAGTGGCCCGCCGTGAAGCGGCACCTCACCGCCAAGCTGGAGCAGCGGGACTGA
- a CDS encoding FAD-binding oxidoreductase, giving the protein MAADLLRELAGVLPPESIITDSDVLEAHRRDQAEWAPAGVPRVLVRPGSTVEVQAALRVASALRVPVVPRGAGSGLSGGANAVEGCIILSLSRMNRVLEVDRRGMFAVVQPGALNAAVKAAAAEQGLWYAPDPASWEFSSIGGNLATNAGGLCCVKYGVTGDAVLGLEAVLADGSVVRTGGRTMKNSAGYGLTRLFVGSEGTLGVITEATLKLRPRPPKATTLVASFPTLVGAGVAVTDIMASTRPSLLELMDRATVRAVEAHGPMGLDVDAAALLLARSDAGGEQGVAEIARMAAACEASGATFVAQSADEAEGELLMQARRLAYPALEKQGATLLDDVGVPLSRIADLLAAVEGIASRRGVLVGTFGHAGDGNMHPTVVFDRNDAVALERARAAFDDILRAALELGGTITGEHGVGALKRPFLGEQVGEGGLHLHRSIKHALDPLGILNPGKVF; this is encoded by the coding sequence GTGGCGGCAGACCTGTTGCGTGAGCTGGCGGGCGTCCTGCCGCCGGAGTCCATCATCACCGACTCCGACGTGCTGGAGGCCCACCGGAGGGACCAGGCCGAGTGGGCTCCGGCGGGTGTGCCTCGCGTCCTCGTGCGTCCGGGTTCAACGGTGGAGGTGCAGGCCGCGCTCCGCGTGGCCTCCGCGCTTCGGGTGCCCGTGGTGCCTCGTGGCGCGGGCTCGGGATTGTCCGGTGGTGCGAATGCGGTGGAGGGCTGCATCATCCTCTCGCTCTCGCGCATGAATCGGGTGCTGGAGGTGGACCGGCGCGGCATGTTCGCCGTCGTGCAGCCTGGCGCGCTCAATGCCGCGGTGAAGGCCGCCGCCGCGGAGCAGGGGCTCTGGTACGCGCCCGACCCCGCGAGCTGGGAGTTCTCCTCCATCGGCGGCAACCTCGCCACCAACGCGGGCGGCCTGTGCTGCGTGAAGTACGGCGTCACCGGAGATGCCGTGCTCGGGCTGGAGGCCGTGCTCGCGGATGGCTCCGTCGTCCGCACCGGCGGGCGCACCATGAAGAACTCCGCGGGCTATGGGCTTACGCGGTTGTTCGTCGGCTCCGAGGGCACGCTCGGTGTCATCACCGAGGCCACGCTGAAGCTCCGGCCCCGGCCTCCGAAGGCGACGACGCTCGTGGCTTCGTTCCCCACGCTTGTCGGCGCGGGCGTCGCCGTGACGGACATCATGGCGTCCACTCGGCCCTCGCTCCTGGAGCTCATGGACCGCGCCACCGTTCGCGCCGTGGAGGCTCACGGGCCCATGGGCCTCGACGTGGATGCGGCGGCGTTGCTGCTCGCCCGCTCGGATGCGGGGGGCGAGCAGGGCGTCGCGGAAATCGCTCGCATGGCCGCCGCGTGTGAAGCCTCCGGCGCCACCTTCGTCGCGCAGTCCGCCGATGAGGCCGAGGGTGAGCTGCTGATGCAAGCCCGCCGGCTCGCCTATCCCGCGCTGGAGAAGCAGGGCGCCACGTTGCTCGATGACGTGGGTGTCCCGCTGTCCCGCATCGCGGACCTGCTGGCAGCAGTAGAGGGGATTGCCTCGCGGCGCGGCGTGCTCGTGGGCACCTTCGGGCATGCGGGCGACGGCAACATGCACCCCACCGTCGTCTTCGACCGGAATGACGCCGTGGCCCTGGAGCGGGCTCGCGCCGCGTTCGATGACATCCTCCGCGCCGCACTGGAGCTCGGCGGCACCATCACCGGCGAGCACGGTGTCGGCGCGCTCAAGCGGCCCTTCCTCGGTGAGCAGGTCGGCGAGGGTGGGCTCCACCTTCACCGCTCCATCAAGCACGCGCTGGACCCGCTCGGCATCCTCAATCCGGGCAAGGTGTTCTGA
- a CDS encoding OmpA family protein: MASSSFQALLLVIMGLLAANARAAEPSSVEQRAREDLDRQLQALVKTPPPEVVVTFEGLPGAGTSRGYKLVEADFSLNNQPLAVPGAEELNGPGLHRLAVVKVEEGTFTLVSRVTYASDAWNLFSEESGFLWKLTASVTFQVQKGLRVKVKVMPGINPTAPDPRLKLKLSHDTSVEMTAPLADADLREPPDAGTPVKVAQTPPVTPPVQPASGTTPPPTPPVVPVAQRPEAGPVAPAKLFLKVLAGKKPVAATVYVRGPKGAPQQVLVDAKAKKPTQVMLPPGDYTVDVLSRGFLAQTRRVKLSRETEPTLAFTLAKTPAKKTQLPSVKGERVELPGAPRFAERQSAPKKGSTNALALVVDLLVRDDSLRLRLEGHTDNQEGPGPSRQGLSEARAKAVAELLVSAGLDASRLETAGLGDTRPKAPNLIPRGRELNRRVEFVLLRAK, encoded by the coding sequence GTGGCTTCTTCCTCCTTTCAGGCACTGCTTCTTGTCATCATGGGACTGCTCGCCGCCAACGCGCGCGCGGCCGAGCCTTCGTCCGTGGAGCAGCGGGCGCGCGAGGACCTGGACCGTCAGCTCCAGGCGTTGGTGAAGACGCCGCCTCCGGAAGTGGTCGTCACCTTCGAGGGCCTTCCCGGCGCGGGTACGTCACGCGGCTACAAGCTGGTGGAGGCGGACTTCTCCCTGAACAACCAGCCGCTGGCCGTCCCCGGGGCCGAGGAGCTCAACGGCCCGGGCCTGCACCGGCTGGCGGTGGTGAAGGTGGAGGAGGGGACCTTCACGCTGGTGTCGCGCGTCACGTACGCCAGCGACGCGTGGAACCTCTTCAGCGAGGAGAGCGGCTTCCTCTGGAAGCTGACGGCGTCCGTCACGTTCCAGGTGCAGAAGGGACTGCGGGTGAAGGTGAAGGTGATGCCGGGCATCAACCCCACCGCGCCGGACCCGCGGCTCAAGTTGAAGCTGTCGCATGACACCTCGGTGGAGATGACGGCGCCGCTCGCGGACGCGGACCTGCGCGAGCCGCCGGACGCGGGGACGCCGGTGAAGGTGGCGCAGACGCCGCCGGTGACGCCGCCCGTGCAGCCCGCGTCGGGGACGACGCCTCCTCCGACGCCGCCCGTCGTCCCGGTGGCGCAGCGTCCCGAGGCGGGCCCTGTGGCGCCCGCGAAGCTGTTCCTGAAGGTTCTGGCCGGGAAGAAGCCGGTGGCGGCCACGGTGTACGTGCGTGGGCCGAAGGGCGCGCCGCAGCAGGTGCTGGTGGACGCGAAGGCGAAGAAGCCCACGCAGGTGATGCTGCCGCCGGGGGACTACACGGTGGACGTGCTGTCTCGTGGCTTCCTGGCGCAGACGCGCAGGGTGAAGCTGTCTCGGGAGACGGAGCCCACGCTGGCCTTCACGCTCGCGAAGACACCGGCGAAGAAGACGCAGCTTCCCAGCGTGAAGGGCGAGCGCGTGGAGTTGCCGGGCGCGCCGCGCTTCGCGGAGCGGCAGTCGGCGCCGAAGAAGGGCTCCACCAACGCGCTGGCATTGGTGGTGGACCTGCTGGTGCGCGACGACTCGCTGCGCCTTCGCCTGGAGGGGCACACCGACAACCAGGAGGGCCCGGGGCCGTCGCGGCAGGGGCTCTCCGAGGCCCGGGCGAAGGCGGTGGCGGAGTTGCTCGTGTCCGCGGGCCTGGATGCATCGCGGCTCGAGACGGCGGGCCTGGGGGACACGCGCCCCAAGGCGCCGAACCTGATTCCTCGCGGGCGTGAGTTGAACCGCCGCGTGGAGTTCGTGCTGCTGCGCGCGAAGTAG
- a CDS encoding cytochrome-c peroxidase, giving the protein MHPSNVEARLASNPRDPLFNRIDADDPAAAVPTYEHLKKGLVRVVLPLPANMDVIDVGGNVITPADRKVAVWRAVPSIQDTAITGAFQFDGREANLEGQAQSAITSHSQGGTVALAQLRRIADFERGVFSSPRSWFVSALLEAGVPRSQIPVPEDAMLLSPQEQRGHEIFKTACVGCHGGATQTDVAHPGLNALARQGRLLKPDGNVVFTVLPDVGPVPVAVPRADDKFLNVGFGFFSYLGQLGQFPAYNASVELPRYRFRFYTDGTRQHQVTDLPPIPVTASGDPYDGNPKLDENGAPIVGPNLLPQWFTTDAGRALITGDPLDFELFDIPTLRGVARTAPYFHDNSLATLKDVVDTYSQFVLPFTPPLNLPAIYPPENPGAGPESLSPAQKQDLLRFLDRL; this is encoded by the coding sequence TTGCATCCATCGAATGTCGAGGCGCGGCTGGCGTCCAATCCCAGGGACCCGCTGTTCAACCGCATCGACGCGGATGACCCCGCCGCCGCCGTCCCCACGTATGAGCACCTGAAGAAGGGACTCGTCCGCGTGGTGCTGCCGCTGCCCGCCAACATGGATGTGATTGACGTGGGCGGCAACGTCATCACTCCCGCCGACCGGAAGGTCGCCGTGTGGCGCGCGGTGCCGAGCATCCAGGACACCGCCATCACCGGCGCGTTCCAGTTCGACGGCCGTGAAGCGAACCTGGAGGGCCAGGCCCAGTCCGCCATCACCAGCCATAGCCAGGGCGGCACGGTGGCGCTGGCCCAGCTCCGGCGGATTGCCGACTTCGAGCGCGGCGTCTTCTCGTCACCTCGGTCGTGGTTCGTCTCGGCATTGCTCGAGGCGGGTGTGCCTCGCTCCCAGATTCCCGTGCCCGAGGACGCCATGCTGCTGAGCCCTCAGGAGCAGCGCGGCCACGAGATATTCAAGACCGCCTGCGTGGGATGCCATGGTGGCGCCACCCAGACGGACGTCGCGCACCCGGGGCTGAATGCGCTCGCGCGGCAGGGCCGGCTCCTGAAGCCGGATGGCAATGTGGTGTTCACCGTGCTTCCGGACGTGGGCCCCGTTCCCGTCGCGGTGCCCCGCGCGGACGACAAGTTCCTCAACGTGGGGTTCGGGTTCTTCTCCTACCTGGGACAGCTTGGACAGTTCCCCGCGTACAACGCCTCCGTCGAGCTGCCCCGGTATCGCTTCCGTTTCTACACGGACGGCACTCGGCAGCATCAAGTCACGGACCTTCCGCCCATTCCCGTGACGGCCAGTGGAGACCCCTACGACGGCAACCCGAAGCTGGACGAGAACGGGGCTCCGATTGTCGGCCCCAACCTCCTGCCGCAGTGGTTCACCACGGATGCAGGCCGCGCGCTCATCACCGGAGACCCGCTGGACTTCGAGCTCTTCGACATCCCAACGCTTCGAGGTGTCGCGCGGACGGCGCCGTACTTCCACGACAACAGCCTCGCGACGCTGAAGGACGTCGTCGATACCTACAGCCAGTTCGTCCTGCCCTTCACTCCGCCGCTGAACCTGCCGGCCATCTACCCACCGGAGAATCCCGGTGCCGGCCCCGAGTCACTCAGCCCCGCGCAGAAGCAGGACCTGCTCAGATTCCTGGACAGGCTCTGA
- a CDS encoding SPFH domain-containing protein: protein MSSREPVKNEYLDQVREQQQRLEVDLKARKAMAPAQMQAQNVLPMRRAAAAAVAERTGNAVDVRITGFWRWKTVIVPPNAYVVHTRRGHAQPLHIGLGVSFRFDPALDSFIVAPGAMQTIIINAHCICRELQGLLVQGYVQWIIEDFATAYRKLDFTDAEDPMRVVNVQLREQAEAAIKDKVATMSIDAVLSDKQPIIEELTARLRHVAEGGGGGDKGLGLRIVTVQIKEAVVSSARLWESLQTPFRSERERVARLASLGTEEALAQRELEVEQTRERTRLESDGELAMLRARKDAEVYDREQAERLRRQQREEEAARQLAVERQQSALQTAELEKARLAVEAELTKLKQEVEAARLKRDALARAEVSDVQSAATHRQAQAELELLETRQRILNGLTPANLQARLVELLPDIAEKLPKPNELRSVSIGGSGGSQDGQGVATLVAQMMALVNILKADGAPRASAQVVTPPEAR, encoded by the coding sequence ATGTCGTCGCGAGAGCCGGTGAAGAACGAGTACCTGGACCAGGTGCGCGAGCAGCAGCAGCGCCTCGAAGTAGACCTGAAGGCGCGCAAGGCGATGGCCCCCGCGCAGATGCAGGCGCAGAACGTCCTGCCCATGCGGCGCGCGGCTGCCGCCGCCGTGGCGGAGCGGACGGGCAACGCGGTGGACGTGCGCATCACCGGCTTCTGGCGCTGGAAGACCGTCATCGTTCCGCCCAATGCCTACGTCGTCCACACGCGCCGGGGCCACGCGCAGCCGCTGCACATCGGCCTGGGCGTGTCGTTCCGGTTCGACCCGGCGCTGGATTCGTTCATCGTCGCGCCCGGCGCGATGCAGACCATCATCATCAACGCGCACTGCATCTGCCGCGAGCTCCAGGGCCTGCTCGTCCAGGGCTACGTGCAGTGGATCATCGAGGACTTCGCCACCGCGTACCGGAAGCTGGACTTCACGGACGCGGAGGACCCGATGCGCGTGGTCAACGTCCAGCTCCGCGAGCAGGCCGAGGCGGCCATCAAGGACAAGGTGGCCACGATGAGCATCGACGCCGTGCTGTCCGACAAGCAGCCCATCATCGAGGAGCTGACGGCGCGCCTCAGGCACGTGGCCGAGGGCGGCGGCGGCGGGGACAAGGGCCTGGGCCTGCGCATCGTCACGGTGCAGATCAAGGAGGCCGTGGTCAGCTCCGCGCGCCTCTGGGAGAGCCTCCAGACGCCGTTCCGCTCCGAGCGCGAGCGCGTCGCCCGGCTCGCGTCGCTCGGGACAGAAGAGGCGCTGGCCCAGCGCGAGCTGGAGGTGGAGCAGACCCGCGAGCGCACGCGGCTGGAGAGCGATGGCGAGCTCGCCATGCTGCGCGCCCGCAAGGACGCCGAGGTGTATGACCGCGAGCAGGCCGAGCGTCTGCGCCGTCAACAGCGCGAGGAGGAGGCCGCGCGGCAGCTCGCGGTGGAGCGGCAGCAGTCCGCGCTCCAGACGGCGGAGCTGGAGAAGGCGCGGCTCGCGGTGGAGGCGGAGCTGACGAAGCTGAAGCAGGAGGTGGAGGCCGCGAGGCTCAAGCGCGACGCGCTGGCCCGCGCCGAGGTGTCCGACGTGCAGAGCGCGGCGACGCACCGGCAGGCCCAGGCAGAGCTGGAGTTGCTGGAGACGCGCCAGCGCATCCTCAACGGACTCACGCCGGCCAACCTCCAGGCGCGGCTGGTGGAGCTGCTGCCCGACATCGCGGAGAAGCTGCCCAAGCCCAATGAGCTGCGCTCGGTCTCCATCGGCGGGAGCGGTGGCTCGCAGGACGGCCAGGGCGTGGCCACGCTGGTGGCGCAGATGATGGCCCTGGTCAACATCCTGAAGGCAGACGGCGCTCCGCGTGCGTCCGCTCAGGTCGTGACTCCTCCCGAGGCGCGCTGA
- a CDS encoding M57 family metalloprotease, giving the protein MRHLRSLALSGVSLLVTACGGAGLEPISDEVTSEPSFEAFRATAYDEPDSDVFTVNGDEAVEGEAGLREYFDTYVRTKGLGTSEEPLTAYCINSVRVKWSTTAARNITYCVSNTFGSLYPQVVSALNAATADWEATANVDFIHLSQYDTSCTASQAGVVFDVRMVSTGGIYAARSFFPNATRATRSLLIDTTAFGTTWQPWTLTGIIRHELGHVLGFRHEFVRYSPVRCYEADYASSCYLTSYDSYSVMNYPQCGGTNTGDLVLSYSDKQGARAYYP; this is encoded by the coding sequence ATGCGTCACCTCCGCTCGCTGGCGTTGTCCGGTGTGTCCCTGCTCGTCACCGCGTGTGGAGGCGCGGGGCTCGAGCCCATCTCCGACGAGGTGACTTCGGAGCCGTCCTTCGAGGCGTTCCGTGCGACGGCGTACGACGAGCCCGACTCGGACGTGTTCACCGTGAATGGCGACGAGGCTGTCGAGGGCGAGGCGGGCCTGCGCGAGTACTTCGACACCTACGTCCGCACGAAGGGACTGGGCACGAGCGAGGAGCCGCTGACTGCGTATTGCATCAACTCCGTCCGCGTGAAGTGGAGCACGACCGCCGCGCGCAACATCACCTACTGCGTGAGCAACACGTTCGGCTCGCTGTATCCCCAGGTCGTGAGCGCGTTGAATGCCGCGACCGCCGACTGGGAGGCCACCGCCAACGTCGACTTCATCCACCTGAGCCAGTACGACACGAGCTGCACCGCCTCGCAGGCGGGCGTCGTCTTCGACGTGCGAATGGTCTCCACGGGTGGCATCTATGCGGCCCGCTCGTTCTTCCCGAACGCCACTCGCGCCACCCGCAGCCTGCTCATCGACACGACGGCGTTCGGCACCACGTGGCAGCCCTGGACGCTGACCGGCATCATCCGGCATGAATTGGGACACGTCCTCGGCTTCCGCCACGAGTTCGTCCGGTACTCGCCCGTCCGATGCTACGAGGCGGACTATGCCTCGTCCTGCTACCTCACCTCGTATGACAGCTACTCCGTGATGAACTACCCGCAGTGCGGCGGCACCAACACGGGCGACCTCGTCCTGAGCTATTCCGACAAGCAGGGCGCCCGAGCCTACTACCCGTGA
- a CDS encoding ABC transporter substrate-binding protein, producing the protein MPRLVPLIAALVLGTVACEKKSQPSAPPPEAASKPQQASETGPIVIGTLGSLTGSEASFGTVVRDGIQFAVEEANAKGGVKGRKVELRSYDTQGRIEESVAAVQRLLTQDRVTLILGDVTSSGSLAIADAAQAAHVPMVTPSATDPGVTKKGDFIFRTCFIDPFQGGAMARFARENLKLERIAVLHDAKNASSLGLSEAFQEAFKKLGGTVVAVETYSKGDTDYRAPLLAVKKVKPQALYLPGFYSEVGVIARQARELGMTQPLLGGDGWESDRIFELAGGALEGAYYSSHYAEDNPAPELQRFITAFRARYGRSPEAASALGYDAARVALNAIERAGSLSGPAIRDALATTKDFPGATGTLTMDANRNPVKPAVILTIHDGRRKFAAAVTP; encoded by the coding sequence ATGCCCCGTCTCGTTCCGCTCATCGCCGCCCTCGTCCTGGGCACCGTTGCCTGTGAGAAGAAGTCTCAGCCGTCCGCGCCTCCTCCCGAGGCCGCTTCGAAGCCACAGCAGGCCTCGGAGACGGGGCCCATCGTCATCGGCACGCTGGGCAGTCTCACGGGCTCCGAGGCCTCGTTCGGCACCGTGGTGCGTGACGGCATCCAGTTCGCGGTGGAGGAGGCCAATGCAAAGGGTGGGGTGAAGGGCCGCAAGGTGGAGCTGCGCTCCTATGACACCCAGGGCCGCATCGAGGAGTCCGTGGCCGCCGTCCAGCGCCTTCTCACGCAGGACCGCGTGACGCTCATCCTCGGAGATGTGACGTCGTCGGGCTCGCTCGCCATCGCGGACGCCGCGCAGGCCGCGCACGTGCCCATGGTGACGCCTTCCGCCACGGACCCGGGCGTCACGAAGAAGGGCGACTTCATCTTCCGCACCTGCTTCATCGACCCGTTCCAGGGCGGCGCCATGGCGCGCTTCGCCCGGGAGAACCTGAAGCTCGAGCGCATCGCCGTGCTGCACGACGCGAAGAATGCGTCCTCGCTCGGGCTCAGCGAGGCGTTCCAGGAAGCCTTCAAGAAGCTCGGCGGGACGGTGGTCGCGGTGGAGACCTACTCCAAGGGCGATACCGACTACCGCGCGCCGCTGTTGGCGGTGAAGAAGGTGAAGCCCCAGGCGCTCTACCTGCCGGGCTTCTACAGCGAGGTGGGCGTCATCGCCCGCCAGGCGCGTGAGCTGGGCATGACACAGCCGTTGCTCGGCGGAGACGGCTGGGAGTCCGACCGCATCTTCGAATTGGCGGGCGGCGCGTTGGAGGGCGCGTACTACTCGTCGCACTACGCCGAGGACAATCCGGCGCCGGAGCTCCAGCGCTTCATCACCGCGTTCCGCGCGCGCTATGGCCGCTCTCCCGAGGCGGCGTCCGCGCTGGGCTATGACGCCGCCCGCGTGGCCCTCAACGCCATCGAGCGGGCCGGCTCGCTCTCCGGGCCCGCCATCCGCGATGCGCTCGCCACCACGAAGGACTTCCCCGGCGCCACGGGCACCCTGACGATGGATGCCAACCGCAACCCCGTGAAGCCCGCCGTCATCCTCACCATCCACGACGGCCGGAGGAAGTTCGCTGCCGCCGTGACACCATGA